The following are encoded together in the Adhaeribacter arboris genome:
- a CDS encoding TolC family protein, with product MKSIFVFLVTLLFTFNSIPGKAQEILTLENAVRIALEKNYDIKLVTNDLVIDRNNVSRANAGMLPTLGANITNNNNIQTGRQTRQTGLQEFNNVKSSNTSYGTDLNWTIFDGFRMFARYEQLKELEKLGDAELKQTILTTLGNVISTFYELVNQQQQLRAYDSAIIISRLRVQTAQNRFTIGKAARLEVLNARVDLSTDTTNLVQQQALYRNTQIRLNEILGRDVNIVFSVPNDLFIDNKLALGSLSDLAHQQNPALKVALVNKKIAELDLKQVRANRYPTIGVTSGYTFNRSQSALGFATQANNRGFNYGLSASVNIFNGFLQRRNEQNAETLIQSAQLQFEKADLAIKSQLASAYQTYVTSLTLVTLEENNQKIAKQNLNITLDKYRLGSIAPVEFRDAQLNYLNARVRFNNAQYVAKLAEISLKEIAGDLNL from the coding sequence ATGAAGTCAATTTTTGTTTTCCTGGTTACTTTGCTTTTCACTTTTAATTCTATACCAGGAAAGGCGCAGGAAATTTTAACATTAGAAAACGCGGTTCGGATTGCCCTTGAAAAAAATTATGATATTAAATTAGTAACCAACGATTTAGTTATCGACCGGAACAATGTAAGCCGGGCTAATGCCGGTATGCTGCCAACCTTAGGTGCTAATATTACCAATAACAATAATATTCAGACGGGCCGGCAAACCCGCCAAACCGGATTGCAGGAATTTAACAACGTTAAAAGCTCTAATACCAGCTACGGCACCGATTTAAACTGGACTATTTTTGACGGTTTCCGGATGTTTGCCCGCTACGAACAATTAAAAGAATTAGAAAAATTAGGCGATGCGGAATTAAAGCAAACTATTCTTACTACTCTAGGCAATGTTATTAGTACGTTTTATGAGTTAGTAAATCAGCAACAGCAATTACGAGCCTACGATTCGGCGATCATTATTTCGAGGTTGCGGGTACAAACCGCGCAAAACCGGTTTACCATTGGTAAAGCCGCTCGTTTAGAAGTGTTAAATGCCCGCGTGGATTTAAGCACCGACACTACTAACCTGGTGCAGCAACAGGCGCTTTACCGGAACACCCAAATCCGGCTAAATGAAATTTTAGGCCGCGATGTAAATATTGTTTTTAGCGTACCCAATGACTTATTCATCGATAATAAATTAGCCTTAGGTTCTTTATCTGACTTAGCACATCAGCAAAATCCGGCTTTAAAAGTAGCGCTGGTAAATAAAAAAATTGCCGAATTAGATTTAAAACAAGTACGGGCTAACCGCTACCCTACCATTGGCGTAACCAGCGGTTATACTTTCAACCGTTCCCAATCGGCTTTAGGGTTTGCTACGCAGGCGAATAACCGGGGATTTAACTATGGCCTATCGGCGTCGGTAAACATTTTTAATGGTTTTTTGCAACGGCGCAACGAACAAAATGCCGAAACTTTAATTCAGAGCGCCCAACTGCAATTCGAAAAGGCGGATCTGGCCATTAAGTCTCAATTAGCTTCGGCTTACCAAACTTACGTTACCAGTTTAACCTTAGTAACTCTGGAAGAAAACAATCAAAAAATAGCCAAGCAAAATCTTAATATCACTCTCGATAAATACCGCTTAGGCAGTATTGCCCCGGTAGAATTTAGGGATGCGCAGTTAAATTACCTCAATGCCCGGGTTCGTTTTAACAATGCGCAGTACGTGGCTAAACTGGCCGAGATTTCTTTAAAAGAAATCGCCGGCGATTTAAATTTATAA
- a CDS encoding M48 family metallopeptidase, producing MKSVFAGTYFDGNSSRPHSAQITLGSGQLQIMYQAPDQAVPVIVYWQPSRIQKEILGDQEFTSLCYGNYPVQRLEINDPEFKENFEKQYQPIPYNQAPVILPSSKIRPWFWITAAILLVSALSFYFWGLPRLADKVARIMPQATDEYLGKQLYQQVVQTENAKPELTREVRGFMRQLRVNSNYRFQVTVIDESNPNAFALPGGFLVVHSSLLNRMQKPEELAALLGHEAGHVQNRHTTRALFRGLASYLFISLVLGDISGIVGVVVQNADMLKRLEYSRKLEEEADAYGFKILRQNRINPQGMLLLFQRLKQEEKASNNTNPEEFLSTHPPLTSRIHHIQKLIKEQPYKVQMTDSLAYFWNRIKKQK from the coding sequence ATGAAATCTGTTTTTGCCGGTACTTATTTCGATGGCAACTCTTCCCGGCCTCATTCTGCACAAATAACTCTGGGTTCGGGGCAGTTACAGATTATGTACCAAGCTCCCGATCAAGCCGTACCGGTTATAGTTTACTGGCAACCCTCCCGGATTCAGAAAGAAATATTGGGGGACCAGGAATTTACTTCTCTGTGTTACGGCAACTATCCGGTTCAGAGATTAGAAATTAATGATCCCGAGTTTAAAGAAAATTTTGAAAAGCAATATCAGCCAATTCCGTACAATCAAGCGCCAGTAATTTTACCAAGCAGTAAGATACGACCCTGGTTCTGGATAACTGCCGCTATTTTGTTGGTTTCGGCATTGAGCTTTTATTTTTGGGGCTTACCCCGCTTAGCAGATAAGGTAGCCCGTATCATGCCCCAGGCAACGGATGAGTATTTAGGTAAGCAGTTGTACCAGCAAGTAGTTCAAACAGAAAATGCTAAGCCAGAACTTACCCGCGAAGTACGGGGCTTTATGCGGCAATTGCGTGTAAATAGTAACTACCGGTTTCAAGTTACCGTAATCGACGAATCTAACCCGAACGCCTTTGCTTTACCGGGTGGTTTTTTGGTAGTGCATAGTAGCTTATTAAATCGAATGCAAAAGCCCGAGGAATTGGCGGCCCTACTGGGCCACGAAGCGGGCCACGTTCAAAACCGACATACTACTCGTGCCTTATTCCGGGGTTTAGCTAGTTATTTATTTATTTCTCTTGTTTTGGGCGATATATCGGGGATTGTTGGCGTAGTGGTTCAAAATGCCGATATGCTGAAACGCCTGGAGTATAGTCGTAAATTAGAAGAAGAAGCCGATGCATACGGGTTTAAAATACTCCGGCAAAACCGCATCAATCCCCAGGGAATGCTTTTGTTGTTCCAGCGATTAAAGCAAGAGGAGAAAGCTTCCAACAATACAAATCCGGAGGAGTTTTTAAGTACGCACCCGCCTCTAACTTCCCGGATCCATCATATTCAGAAATTGATAAAAGAACAACCGTATAAAGTGCAAATGACGGATTCGTTAGCCTATTTCTGGAACCGGATAAAGAAACAAAAGTAA
- a CDS encoding glycoside hydrolase 5 family protein yields the protein MRSVKYLLFFVYLFVSFNLFAQRAVWTKEQANAWYAQQPWLLGANYLPVNAINQIEMWQAETFDPATLDKEMGMAENLGFNTMRVFLHDQLWNSDQAGFTQRINQFLDICAKHKIRPLFVLFDSCWDPFPHLGKQHEPVQGLHNSGWVQGPGADVLKDSQQYPQLQKYVTGVVSQFKDDARILGWDVWNEPDNTNNSSYGRWEPANKVELVTNLLPQVFTWARSANPSQPLTCGIWAGDWSTPEKLKPIEKIQVENSDVISFHNYDDAPELEKRIVYLQQYGKPLICTEYMSRGNKSVFERSLPVASKYNVAMINWGFVAGKSNTIYPWNSWQKVYPAEPELWFHDIYRPNGEPYKAEEVAFIQNIIQEKTAFKAKGSKKSKAKKRAKAVAM from the coding sequence ATGCGATCCGTAAAATACTTACTGTTTTTCGTTTACCTTTTTGTATCCTTTAACTTGTTTGCCCAGCGCGCCGTCTGGACGAAAGAACAAGCCAATGCCTGGTATGCCCAACAACCCTGGTTGCTCGGAGCTAATTACCTGCCCGTAAACGCCATTAACCAAATAGAAATGTGGCAGGCCGAAACTTTTGACCCGGCTACGCTGGATAAAGAAATGGGCATGGCCGAAAACTTAGGTTTTAATACCATGCGGGTTTTTTTGCACGATCAACTTTGGAACTCAGACCAAGCCGGTTTTACTCAGCGCATTAACCAGTTTTTAGACATTTGCGCCAAACATAAAATCCGGCCTTTGTTCGTCTTGTTTGATTCTTGTTGGGATCCTTTTCCGCATTTGGGCAAGCAACACGAACCGGTTCAAGGCTTACATAACTCGGGTTGGGTACAAGGACCCGGAGCCGACGTTTTAAAAGATTCGCAACAATACCCGCAACTGCAAAAATACGTGACGGGAGTAGTAAGTCAGTTTAAAGATGATGCCCGCATTTTAGGTTGGGATGTATGGAACGAGCCGGATAATACAAATAATTCCAGTTATGGCCGGTGGGAACCAGCAAACAAAGTAGAATTAGTAACTAATCTGCTGCCCCAAGTATTTACCTGGGCACGTTCAGCCAACCCTTCCCAACCGCTTACCTGCGGTATCTGGGCGGGCGATTGGTCTACCCCGGAAAAATTAAAACCGATCGAAAAAATTCAGGTCGAAAATTCCGATGTTATTTCTTTTCATAATTACGACGATGCCCCGGAACTGGAAAAACGCATTGTGTACCTGCAGCAATACGGCAAACCCTTAATCTGCACCGAATATATGTCGCGCGGCAATAAAAGTGTGTTTGAACGCTCTTTGCCGGTAGCCAGCAAATACAACGTAGCTATGATTAATTGGGGTTTTGTGGCTGGTAAATCTAACACCATCTATCCTTGGAACTCCTGGCAAAAAGTTTATCCGGCTGAGCCCGAGCTTTGGTTTCATGATATTTACCGGCCCAACGGTGAACCGTATAAAGCGGAAGAAGTAGCTTTTATTCAAAACATAATTCAAGAGAAAACCGCGTTTAAAGCGAAAGGTTCTAAAAAAAGTAAAGCCAAAAAAAGAGCTAAAGCTGTTGCGATGTAG
- a CDS encoding CHAT domain-containing tetratricopeptide repeat protein, translating into MKTYLLIALVLFSFNIPFAHAQVKQIRRDTIQARAWYNKALRLQQKGVYDSSMALLGKAAGLYKKYQLWDKQLDCDNEFSYSLFIMGRYQEALQTATQTLQEGLEKFKGDSTKAIRCYINLGEILRMRGEYKKALQFQEKALQMRRKVLGEGHPNVADSYDLVGNIYSDKGEYDKALELHLKSLKMKRIFFNETNLKIATSYHYLGGIYLFKSEYNRALEYFNKSLQIRLTNLGNTHREVADSYNNLGNIYHLKGQYDKALQCHLKALHIRRTIFGDFHPRVAASYNNIGNVLQVKGEFDKSLEYHQKALYIRRSAYGNTHPDVAESYNYMGIIYQAISEYEKALEYHQMALHIRRSAYGEANGGVADTFNQLGNVYFDKGEYEKALEYYQKALEIRRTIFGETHQGVANSYQTIGKIYNTKGEYDQALEYHQQSLRIRRVVLGENHPNVAFSYNNIGNTYYEKGEYEKALEYHQKALQIRRFSLGETHLRVANSYNDIGNVFSAKGEYDNALKYYQKGLEIRLSALNKTHPDVSESYNKIGMLYQSKGEYGKALEYHQKALQGYLGAFGKTHPSVADAYIQIGNVYLNKREYKKSLQQYQQAIIANLPDFQDSTVAYNPVLKGQTNPFFFAKPLLTSLRSKAKVLEILFNQSHNITDLQLAYQTSCAADSLANKIQQNFEKESDKVAFTSSSVELYQQALPLCLKLFHLTKEQNYLDKAFYFAEQGKASVLKTSLAESKAKMFAGIPDSLLKQDQTIRTQIAQYSQRLAKELTKRKEADSSKIQSYENYLFTAHRQQKSLIKQFEEFYPQYYSLKYQSSIVTPKQLQDKLDKKTVLLEYVLTDSLLQVFIIGHHFFQVESIPLDNLFRRQLTAFREGILLQDQDLYQQVAYQLFKVLMPFNLPKSIKSLLIIPSGELTAFPFEALLSKPARENLRKPSSYLLNKYTISYAYSAWLLYQRLNSEKETTTRNLLAMAPVFVDSINNSKASANTPHSLSSKSSLESSSRAVTNARREFSKITNPPILQVESGRHKASSTNGQESTRSSQIFMEQGIPPLFASEQEVNTIARLFQDKGEVAKVYLHNKASERQIKNEEVSGYNYIHLATHGFVNEKFPELSGLLFSQENVNQEDGSLYTGEIYNLRLKAELVTLSACETGLGKLAYGEGVIGLTRALLYAGAKNVIVSLWKVNDASTADLMKYFYKELLSGKSKTIALQIAKRKLVRQKKYSQPYYWAPFVLIGK; encoded by the coding sequence ATGAAGACTTACCTGTTAATTGCTCTTGTTCTGTTTTCTTTTAATATACCGTTTGCCCATGCCCAAGTTAAGCAGATAAGAAGAGATACTATTCAGGCCCGCGCCTGGTATAATAAGGCTTTGCGTTTGCAGCAGAAAGGGGTTTATGACAGCTCCATGGCGCTTTTGGGCAAAGCGGCCGGATTATATAAAAAGTATCAGCTATGGGATAAGCAACTAGACTGTGATAATGAGTTTTCCTATAGTTTATTTATAATGGGCAGGTACCAGGAAGCTTTGCAAACGGCTACCCAAACGTTACAGGAAGGTTTAGAAAAATTTAAAGGAGATTCGACCAAAGCCATTAGATGTTATATTAACCTCGGCGAAATACTTCGGATGAGAGGCGAGTACAAGAAAGCTTTGCAATTTCAGGAAAAGGCTTTGCAAATGCGCCGAAAAGTACTAGGCGAAGGACACCCAAATGTAGCCGATTCGTATGATCTAGTGGGTAATATTTACTCCGATAAAGGTGAGTACGATAAGGCCTTAGAACTTCACCTAAAATCATTAAAAATGAAGCGCATCTTTTTTAATGAAACAAATTTAAAAATTGCTACTTCTTACCACTATTTAGGAGGTATATACTTATTTAAGAGTGAGTATAATAGAGCCCTGGAATATTTCAATAAGTCCCTTCAGATCAGACTTACTAACTTAGGCAATACGCATAGAGAGGTAGCGGATTCGTATAATAATTTAGGCAATATTTATCACCTGAAAGGACAGTACGACAAAGCTTTGCAATGTCATTTGAAGGCTTTGCATATCCGGCGTACTATCTTCGGCGATTTTCATCCGAGGGTAGCCGCCTCTTATAATAATATCGGAAACGTACTGCAAGTAAAAGGCGAGTTCGATAAGAGTTTAGAATACCATCAAAAGGCTTTGTATATTCGGCGCTCTGCCTATGGTAATACGCACCCGGATGTAGCGGAGTCTTATAATTACATGGGAATTATATACCAAGCTATAAGCGAGTACGAGAAAGCATTAGAATACCACCAAATGGCCTTACACATCCGGCGTTCAGCTTACGGTGAGGCGAATGGAGGTGTAGCGGACACCTTCAACCAACTCGGCAACGTATACTTTGATAAAGGGGAATACGAGAAAGCTTTAGAGTACTACCAGAAAGCTTTAGAGATCCGGCGCACTATATTTGGAGAAACTCACCAAGGGGTAGCTAATTCTTATCAAACAATTGGCAAAATATACAATACAAAAGGCGAGTACGATCAAGCCTTAGAATACCACCAACAATCATTGCGCATCCGGCGAGTGGTTCTGGGGGAAAACCATCCCAATGTTGCTTTTTCTTATAACAACATAGGAAATACTTACTACGAAAAAGGAGAATACGAGAAAGCCTTAGAATACCATCAAAAAGCATTGCAAATCAGGCGTTTCTCTTTAGGCGAAACCCATCTTAGAGTTGCTAATTCGTACAACGATATAGGGAATGTATTCTCGGCGAAAGGCGAGTACGATAATGCCTTGAAATACTACCAGAAAGGTTTGGAAATTAGACTTTCGGCTTTAAACAAAACGCACCCGGACGTATCCGAATCTTATAATAAAATAGGAATGCTGTACCAAAGTAAAGGCGAATACGGTAAGGCTTTGGAATATCACCAAAAAGCATTACAGGGTTATCTGGGAGCTTTTGGTAAAACGCATCCTAGTGTAGCGGACGCTTATATCCAAATTGGTAATGTCTATTTAAATAAAAGGGAGTATAAGAAATCCTTGCAACAATACCAGCAGGCTATTATAGCCAATTTGCCTGACTTTCAAGATTCAACGGTTGCCTACAATCCTGTATTGAAAGGCCAGACCAATCCTTTTTTCTTTGCCAAACCTTTACTAACCTCTCTGCGGTCTAAAGCTAAAGTTTTGGAAATACTATTTAACCAATCTCATAACATTACGGATTTGCAATTGGCTTACCAAACCTCTTGTGCAGCGGATTCTTTGGCAAATAAAATTCAGCAGAATTTTGAGAAAGAAAGCGATAAGGTGGCATTTACTTCCAGTTCGGTGGAGTTATATCAACAAGCGCTGCCTTTATGCCTAAAATTATTTCATTTAACCAAAGAGCAAAACTATTTAGATAAAGCCTTCTACTTTGCCGAACAAGGTAAAGCCAGTGTTCTTAAAACTTCACTGGCCGAATCAAAGGCCAAAATGTTTGCCGGTATTCCAGATTCATTGTTAAAACAGGACCAAACTATCCGAACGCAAATTGCGCAATACTCCCAGCGATTAGCCAAAGAACTTACAAAAAGAAAGGAGGCAGACAGCAGTAAAATACAAAGCTACGAAAATTACTTATTTACGGCTCACCGTCAGCAAAAAAGCCTGATAAAGCAATTTGAAGAATTTTATCCGCAGTATTATTCTCTTAAATACCAATCTTCTATTGTTACTCCTAAGCAGCTGCAAGATAAACTTGATAAGAAAACCGTTCTGTTAGAATACGTGCTGACGGATTCTCTTCTTCAAGTATTTATAATTGGTCATCATTTTTTTCAGGTAGAATCCATTCCGTTAGATAACCTTTTTCGAAGACAGTTAACCGCTTTCAGAGAAGGAATTCTGCTTCAGGACCAGGATTTGTACCAACAGGTTGCCTACCAGCTTTTTAAAGTATTAATGCCATTTAACCTGCCAAAATCTATAAAGTCGTTACTTATTATTCCGTCCGGCGAGTTAACTGCCTTTCCGTTTGAAGCGCTACTTTCCAAACCTGCCCGTGAGAACTTGAGAAAACCGTCTTCTTACTTATTAAACAAATACACCATTAGTTATGCCTATTCTGCCTGGCTGCTTTACCAGCGATTAAATTCAGAAAAAGAAACAACAACCAGAAATTTACTGGCCATGGCTCCCGTATTCGTTGATTCCATAAATAATAGTAAGGCATCAGCCAATACGCCGCATTCTTTATCATCTAAATCAAGCCTGGAGAGCAGTTCAAGAGCTGTTACCAATGCTAGACGAGAATTCTCTAAAATAACCAATCCCCCCATTCTACAAGTTGAATCCGGCAGACATAAAGCTAGCTCTACTAATGGACAAGAAAGTACCCGGAGCAGCCAGATATTTATGGAGCAAGGCATCCCTCCTTTATTTGCTTCGGAGCAGGAAGTGAATACTATTGCTCGCTTGTTTCAGGACAAGGGAGAAGTAGCCAAAGTATATCTGCATAATAAAGCCAGTGAACGCCAGATTAAAAACGAGGAAGTTTCCGGCTATAACTACATCCATTTAGCTACTCATGGTTTTGTTAATGAGAAGTTCCCGGAACTATCCGGTTTACTGTTTAGCCAAGAGAATGTAAATCAAGAGGACGGATCGTTATATACCGGAGAAATTTACAACCTGCGTTTAAAGGCGGAATTAGTTACGCTTTCGGCTTGTGAAACTGGTTTAGGAAAACTGGCATACGGGGAAGGCGTAATCGGTTTAACCAGAGCATTACTTTATGCCGGAGCCAAGAATGTAATCGTTTCCTTATGGAAGGTAAATGATGCTTCTACCGCCGACTTAATGAAATATTTTTATAAAGAATTACTTTCCGGCAAAAGTAAAACCATTGCTTTGCAAATAGCGAAACGTAAATTAGTACGCCAAAAAAAGTACAGTCAGCCTTATTACTGGGCTCCTTTTGTTTTAATTGGTAAATAA
- a CDS encoding RNA polymerase sigma factor yields MKHSDQKYIEALLNNNRVLLDELYRKFSGKIKRMILSNNGTEADAADIFNEALLTLYHKASTQNFELSCPLDAFLYIVCKNKWLNELNKRKNKRVILEDDEINLEEDSFKMAEDLILQEQRYKLLTEKVAELGNTCQQLLQLSWSGNSMEEVAQILRVTYGYARKKKSECMARLITLIKQSTQFNSLKW; encoded by the coding sequence ATGAAACATTCTGATCAAAAATATATTGAAGCCTTATTAAACAATAACAGAGTCTTGCTTGATGAGTTATATCGTAAGTTTTCTGGTAAAATTAAAAGAATGATTCTGAGTAATAATGGCACAGAAGCAGATGCTGCCGATATTTTTAATGAGGCCTTGTTAACGTTATATCATAAAGCAAGTACGCAGAATTTTGAATTATCGTGTCCTTTGGATGCTTTTCTCTATATCGTTTGTAAAAACAAATGGTTAAACGAGTTAAACAAAAGAAAAAACAAAAGGGTAATACTAGAGGATGACGAAATTAATTTAGAAGAGGATAGCTTTAAAATGGCAGAAGACCTTATTTTACAAGAGCAACGCTATAAATTACTTACAGAAAAAGTGGCGGAGTTAGGTAATACTTGTCAGCAATTATTACAATTAAGCTGGAGCGGTAACTCGATGGAAGAAGTAGCCCAAATCCTACGGGTAACCTATGGCTATGCCCGAAAGAAAAAGTCAGAATGTATGGCCAGATTAATTACGTTAATTAAACAGTCAACCCAGTTTAACTCCTTAAAATGGTAA
- a CDS encoding tetratricopeptide repeat protein, translating to MDSTYYEQIEDYLNGEMSHEEKAHFEAALSADKELAGTFSVYRTIETEMRGTAKYKMQEKDLRNTLLALNKRYFENEPQPTTKIIPLYSGKIFKTIFAIAATILLLLVTCFYFFKPHNTTQLLADTYFKENLLHINQTISDPEDTLEFGIAGDKLKQKNTIQDSLETGITAYNNQEYPNALMYFQSVYKNHPEYREAKKYTGLVFLASKEYDKALQVFDELAKENVPGNSGLFLKALTYLQRNQKGDKKRAKLLLQQVVKNRTENNKEAEDLLKKL from the coding sequence ATGGATTCTACTTACTACGAGCAAATAGAGGATTACCTCAACGGAGAAATGAGCCATGAAGAAAAAGCGCATTTTGAGGCGGCCTTATCGGCCGATAAAGAATTGGCTGGTACCTTCTCCGTGTACCGGACCATTGAAACAGAAATGCGAGGAACTGCAAAATATAAAATGCAGGAAAAGGATTTACGTAACACTTTACTTGCATTAAATAAGCGTTATTTTGAAAACGAACCACAACCAACCACAAAAATAATCCCGCTTTACTCTGGTAAAATTTTTAAAACAATTTTTGCTATAGCAGCTACTATACTCTTATTGCTGGTTACCTGTTTTTATTTTTTCAAACCGCATAATACTACTCAGCTTCTGGCTGATACTTACTTTAAAGAAAATTTGCTGCATATAAATCAAACCATAAGTGATCCGGAAGATACCCTGGAGTTTGGCATAGCCGGTGATAAATTAAAGCAAAAAAATACTATTCAAGACAGTCTCGAAACGGGTATTACCGCTTATAATAATCAAGAGTATCCTAATGCCTTAATGTATTTTCAAAGCGTCTATAAAAATCACCCGGAATACAGGGAAGCTAAAAAGTATACGGGGCTGGTTTTCCTGGCATCAAAAGAGTACGATAAAGCATTGCAGGTTTTTGATGAACTGGCAAAAGAAAATGTACCGGGTAATTCCGGCCTTTTCCTGAAAGCCCTAACCTACCTGCAACGGAACCAGAAAGGAGATAAAAAAAGAGCCAAGTTGTTATTACAACAAGTTGTGAAAAATAGGACGGAAAACAATAAAGAGGCAGAGGACTTGTTGAAAAAACTTTAA